A genome region from Oceanococcus sp. HetDA_MAG_MS8 includes the following:
- a CDS encoding PAS domain-containing sensor histidine kinase, with translation MAKHKHKIRGDELLDGLATAVIAIHADQTVDRLNSAAEMMFGVSDGFACGAKLFTVLPALSVLREPILKALEEQEAYMARDLRLRRSNGSEDRFVADVSLSPQRDGMLAMEFSTRDRPHRIFREDAQWQQQEVNHEMIRGLAHEIKNPLGGLRGAAQLLERELPSEDLRDFTGIIIREADRLQDLVDRLLGPSRPVPFKPTNIHVVVEHVRTLLEAQAPAAISIERDYDPSLPDVPADPEQLIQAVLNIGVNALDAMREQETGRLILRTRAMRQFTIGGVRHRLVLRVDICDTGPGIPSDMMEKIFYPMVSSRAEGSGLGLAIAQTLIRNHGGLIECESRPGDTVFSLYLPIQRTTA, from the coding sequence ATGGCAAAACATAAACATAAGATTCGCGGTGATGAGTTGTTAGATGGCCTTGCCACGGCCGTCATCGCCATTCACGCTGACCAAACCGTAGATCGTCTCAACAGTGCTGCTGAAATGATGTTTGGGGTCTCCGATGGCTTTGCTTGTGGCGCCAAGCTGTTTACCGTGCTGCCGGCGCTGAGCGTTTTGCGCGAACCCATCCTCAAGGCCTTGGAAGAACAAGAGGCGTATATGGCGCGCGACCTTCGTCTGCGCCGTAGCAATGGCAGTGAAGACCGCTTTGTTGCCGATGTGAGCCTCAGCCCCCAGCGCGACGGCATGCTGGCGATGGAGTTCTCGACTCGCGACCGTCCTCACCGCATCTTTCGTGAAGATGCTCAGTGGCAGCAACAAGAGGTCAACCACGAAATGATTCGTGGCCTGGCCCACGAAATTAAAAACCCGCTGGGCGGCCTGCGTGGCGCGGCCCAGTTACTCGAACGAGAACTGCCCTCTGAAGATCTACGTGACTTTACCGGCATCATTATTCGCGAGGCCGATCGCCTTCAAGATCTGGTTGATCGCCTGCTTGGCCCCAGTCGGCCGGTGCCCTTCAAACCCACCAATATCCACGTGGTCGTCGAGCATGTACGCACTTTGCTGGAGGCACAGGCGCCTGCTGCGATTAGCATCGAGCGCGATTACGACCCCAGTCTTCCTGATGTACCCGCCGACCCCGAGCAGCTTATTCAGGCGGTTTTAAACATTGGCGTTAATGCCTTGGACGCCATGCGTGAACAGGAAACCGGTCGGCTGATATTGCGCACCCGGGCCATGCGTCAGTTCACCATTGGTGGAGTGCGCCATCGCTTGGTGTTACGCGTAGACATTTGTGACACAGGGCCGGGTATCCCCAGTGACATGATGGAAAAAATCTTCTATCCCATGGTCAGTTCGCGCGCCGAGGGAAGTGGCCTAGGACTTGCTATCGCTCAAACATTGATTCGCAATCACGGTGGTTTGATCGAATGCGAGAGCCGGCCAGGGGACACGGTGTTTTCGTTGTACTTACCAATCCAGAGGACAACCGCATGA
- the glyQ gene encoding glycine--tRNA ligase subunit alpha: MAVPATFSELIATLQDFWARQGCVILQPLDKEVGAGTFHPATFLRSLGPEPWKSAYVQPSRRPTDGRYGDNPNRLQHYYQFQVLLKPSPPDIQNLYLESLKALGLDPLVHDIRFVEDNWESPTLGAWGLGWEVWLNGMEVTQFTYFQQVGGLECKPVSGELTYGLERLAMYLQGVESVYDLVWARDGERVVTYGDVFHQNEVEQSRYNFEEAEVEDLFAAFAKAEAACNKLVERGLPLPAYERVLDASHAFNMLDARQAISVSERQAYILRVRNLARACAESYYAAREALGFPLCTEDR; encoded by the coding sequence ATGGCTGTGCCCGCCACCTTTTCGGAGCTAATTGCCACCCTGCAAGACTTTTGGGCTCGGCAAGGCTGCGTGATTCTGCAACCTCTGGATAAAGAAGTTGGGGCTGGAACCTTCCATCCAGCAACATTCTTGCGCTCATTAGGCCCAGAGCCTTGGAAAAGCGCTTATGTACAGCCTTCGCGCAGACCGACGGATGGTCGCTACGGCGACAACCCCAACCGCCTCCAGCATTACTATCAATTCCAGGTGCTGCTGAAGCCCTCGCCGCCAGATATTCAAAACCTGTATTTGGAGTCGCTCAAAGCGCTGGGATTAGACCCATTGGTGCACGACATCCGCTTTGTAGAAGACAACTGGGAATCGCCGACCTTGGGCGCTTGGGGCCTGGGCTGGGAAGTGTGGCTGAACGGCATGGAGGTCACTCAGTTCACCTACTTCCAACAAGTAGGCGGCCTGGAGTGCAAGCCTGTGTCCGGCGAGCTCACCTACGGCCTAGAACGGCTTGCCATGTATTTGCAGGGCGTGGAGTCGGTCTATGACTTGGTTTGGGCGCGTGACGGGGAGCGCGTGGTGACCTATGGCGATGTGTTCCACCAAAACGAAGTGGAGCAGTCACGCTACAACTTTGAAGAAGCCGAAGTTGAGGATTTGTTCGCCGCCTTCGCCAAAGCCGAAGCCGCCTGCAACAAGTTGGTTGAGCGCGGCTTACCACTGCCCGCCTATGAACGGGTACTGGATGCCTCGCATGCCTTCAACATGCTGGATGCCCGCCAAGCCATTTCTGTCTCCGAGCGCCAGGCTTATATTTTGCGGGTGCGCAATTTGGCCCGCGCCTGCGCCGAGTCCTATTACGCCGCACGCGAAGCCCTGGGCTTCCCCCTGTGCACCGAGGATCGCTAA
- a CDS encoding acyl-CoA dehydrogenase C-terminal domain-containing protein — translation MAYYKVPLRELRFVLNDVLGIQQLSELEPFQDCTDDIVEGVLDEAARFTEEKLLPLRETGDHEGCKLESGEVTVPPGFAEAYREYWESGWVGLANSPDWGGQGLPYTLGKAVEEMVCAANVAFALYPGLTTGCFEALHAHASDDQKQTYLPKLATGEWTGTMCLTEPQAGSDLGAVKTKAEKQADGSYKISGMKIFITSGEHQMADNIVHYVLARCTDSPDGVKGLSTFIVPKYKVNADGSLGERNPVHCQAIEHKMGMHGSCTCVMVFEEAEGYLVGEQNRGIMNMFTMMNLARIMVGFQGLGQADFALQSALSYAKDRVQGKTLTGGGGPIADHPDVRRMLLKMRALTEGSRAMAYDTAIHVDLAAAHPDAKVREEATDWVDLFTPVVKSFCTDLAVENGLEAVQVYGGHGFIAEHGVEQVVRDSKILCLYEGTNGIQAMDLVRRKLQLKGGAMADTFFNRVEAAVAAAKPAQAFLSEPLKAALAALKTSTQQLRERFNSDPNDAGAGAVEFQRAFSLTAIGYYWLRILDAAENHPDADFKAAKLATAKFFAARILPEVKGLLERVDVGAGEMMELSLDALCA, via the coding sequence ATGGCCTACTACAAAGTCCCCCTACGTGAACTCCGCTTTGTTTTGAATGATGTGCTGGGCATCCAGCAACTCAGTGAATTGGAGCCCTTTCAAGATTGCACCGACGATATCGTTGAGGGTGTGCTCGACGAGGCAGCTCGCTTCACAGAAGAAAAGCTGTTGCCGCTGCGAGAAACCGGCGACCACGAGGGCTGCAAGCTAGAGTCTGGTGAAGTAACAGTTCCGCCGGGTTTCGCTGAGGCTTATCGCGAATATTGGGAGTCGGGCTGGGTGGGTCTGGCGAACAGTCCAGACTGGGGTGGTCAAGGCTTGCCTTATACATTGGGCAAGGCTGTGGAAGAGATGGTCTGCGCCGCGAACGTCGCCTTTGCCTTGTATCCCGGCCTGACCACGGGTTGTTTCGAGGCCCTGCATGCCCACGCTTCGGATGACCAAAAGCAAACCTATCTGCCCAAGTTGGCGACCGGGGAATGGACCGGAACAATGTGCCTGACCGAGCCACAGGCAGGCTCTGATTTGGGCGCAGTGAAAACCAAGGCCGAAAAGCAGGCTGATGGCAGCTACAAGATCAGCGGAATGAAAATCTTCATTACCTCTGGTGAGCACCAAATGGCCGATAACATCGTCCACTACGTGCTAGCCCGCTGCACCGATAGCCCAGATGGCGTCAAAGGCTTATCCACCTTCATCGTGCCCAAGTACAAGGTGAATGCCGACGGCTCTTTGGGTGAACGCAACCCCGTTCACTGCCAAGCCATCGAACACAAAATGGGTATGCATGGCTCATGCACCTGCGTGATGGTGTTTGAAGAGGCCGAAGGCTACCTGGTAGGCGAGCAAAACCGCGGCATCATGAACATGTTCACCATGATGAACCTAGCGCGCATCATGGTGGGCTTCCAAGGCCTGGGTCAGGCCGACTTTGCTCTGCAAAGCGCCCTCTCCTACGCCAAGGATCGGGTTCAGGGCAAAACCCTTACCGGCGGTGGCGGCCCTATCGCCGATCACCCAGATGTGCGCCGCATGCTGCTGAAGATGCGCGCATTAACCGAAGGCTCGCGGGCCATGGCTTACGACACCGCTATCCACGTCGATTTAGCCGCCGCACACCCAGATGCCAAAGTCCGCGAAGAAGCCACCGACTGGGTGGATTTGTTCACTCCTGTGGTGAAGTCCTTCTGCACGGACCTGGCCGTAGAAAACGGCTTGGAAGCGGTCCAGGTATACGGTGGTCACGGCTTCATTGCCGAGCATGGCGTGGAGCAGGTGGTGCGCGACTCTAAGATCCTGTGCCTCTATGAGGGCACCAACGGCATTCAGGCCATGGATTTGGTTCGCCGTAAGCTGCAACTCAAGGGCGGCGCTATGGCCGATACCTTCTTCAACCGTGTGGAAGCTGCCGTTGCTGCTGCCAAACCTGCACAAGCCTTCCTGAGCGAGCCGCTCAAAGCCGCCTTAGCTGCGCTGAAAACCTCCACCCAGCAACTGCGGGAACGCTTTAACTCCGACCCCAACGACGCCGGTGCTGGCGCTGTGGAATTCCAGCGGGCCTTCTCTTTGACGGCCATTGGTTATTACTGGCTACGCATCTTGGACGCGGCTGAAAACCACCCTGATGCCGACTTCAAGGCTGCCAAGCTCGCCACCGCCAAGTTCTTCGCGGCGCGTATTCTGCCGGAGGTCAAAGGCCTGCTGGAGCGCGTGGATGTGGGTGCTGGGGAGATGATGGAGTTGTCCCTAGACGCACTCTGCGCTTAA
- the glyS gene encoding glycine--tRNA ligase subunit beta, with the protein MSAPLLIEIGCEDLPARYQQPLATALADSISQGLDKANVPRGSARWFATPRRLAVCVDETAAQQPTQHIKRQGPALSAALKDGQPTPAGLGFARSCGVDFDDLEQIETPKGTYLMYVAEQAGKALQDLLPELFAQALKAMDQKAPKRMRWGSGSATFVRPVQWLVALHGSSPVALEAFGLQSSNRSFGHRFHAPEAVPLSHAADYEQTLREAKVWADFDTRRAAIEEQVQAAAADIGGEVVIEAELLDEVTALVEWPSTIHGRFDERFLAVPDEAVVLTIQEHQRYFPVFDAAGALLPVFITVANIESRDPSQVIAGNERVVRPRLEDALFFWEQDRKRPLAERLDDLARVTWAKGLGDLKAKAERIAHLAAHLAEPFGADPAAARQAGLLAKCDLTTQCVFEMPELQGIMGGHLLRAEGSAEAVATAVAEHYQPLGPQAAVPESTLGRVVAAADKLDTLAGYFSIDAIPTASKDPYGLRRAALGLLRILLESGAALSWEELLDAASFSLSPAQAQSLREFLQDRLRGVLADQGAPAAVVAGILDQALGPVDAQARGAAVTSFIDSEAGDALVQSSKRVRNILRSAQEADRNATLSEADCVEPAEQALFQALQSLDDNHTNYAQSLTQLATLQAPIAGFFESVMVQVDDQRLRRNRLALLEAFDTACNRIADFERIAGG; encoded by the coding sequence ATGTCCGCGCCCCTGCTTATCGAAATCGGCTGCGAAGATCTTCCTGCCCGCTACCAACAGCCCTTAGCCACAGCTCTTGCCGATAGCATTAGCCAAGGTCTTGATAAAGCGAATGTTCCACGTGGATCAGCACGTTGGTTCGCCACGCCACGGCGGCTGGCCGTATGCGTTGACGAGACGGCCGCGCAGCAGCCAACACAACACATCAAACGCCAAGGCCCTGCGCTCAGCGCTGCACTCAAAGATGGGCAGCCCACGCCCGCCGGGCTGGGCTTTGCCCGTTCTTGCGGCGTGGATTTTGACGACCTGGAGCAGATAGAGACGCCGAAGGGCACCTATCTGATGTACGTCGCTGAGCAAGCCGGCAAAGCGCTGCAAGACTTGCTGCCTGAGTTATTTGCCCAGGCCCTCAAAGCCATGGACCAAAAAGCTCCAAAGCGCATGCGCTGGGGCTCGGGCAGCGCCACTTTTGTACGCCCGGTGCAGTGGCTAGTCGCCCTGCATGGGAGCAGCCCGGTTGCTTTGGAAGCGTTTGGTTTACAAAGCAGCAACCGCAGCTTCGGCCACCGTTTCCATGCGCCCGAGGCCGTGCCTTTAAGCCACGCCGCAGATTACGAGCAAACCCTGCGCGAGGCCAAAGTCTGGGCGGACTTTGACACCCGCCGCGCCGCTATTGAAGAGCAAGTACAAGCTGCAGCTGCCGATATCGGTGGCGAAGTCGTCATTGAGGCCGAGCTTCTGGATGAGGTTACGGCGCTCGTCGAATGGCCCAGCACCATTCACGGCCGCTTTGATGAGAGGTTTTTAGCCGTGCCTGATGAGGCTGTAGTGCTGACCATTCAGGAGCATCAACGCTATTTCCCGGTGTTCGATGCGGCCGGGGCATTGCTACCCGTCTTTATCACCGTGGCCAACATTGAGTCGCGCGACCCTAGTCAAGTGATTGCCGGCAACGAACGCGTTGTCCGCCCCCGCCTCGAGGATGCTCTGTTCTTTTGGGAACAGGATCGAAAGCGACCTTTGGCGGAGCGGTTGGACGATTTGGCCCGCGTCACTTGGGCTAAAGGCCTGGGCGACCTCAAAGCCAAGGCCGAGCGTATCGCACACCTGGCCGCTCACTTGGCGGAACCCTTTGGCGCCGACCCCGCTGCGGCACGCCAAGCCGGGCTCTTAGCCAAGTGTGACTTAACCACTCAATGCGTATTCGAGATGCCCGAACTCCAGGGCATTATGGGTGGGCACCTGCTGCGCGCCGAAGGCAGCGCAGAGGCCGTGGCTACAGCGGTCGCCGAGCACTACCAACCTCTGGGCCCGCAAGCCGCAGTCCCGGAATCTACATTGGGCCGGGTGGTTGCGGCGGCTGACAAACTAGATACCCTGGCAGGATATTTCTCCATCGATGCCATTCCCACGGCCAGTAAAGACCCCTACGGTCTGCGTCGGGCCGCACTGGGCCTACTACGCATTCTGCTGGAATCTGGCGCCGCACTGAGCTGGGAGGAGCTGCTGGATGCCGCTAGCTTCAGCCTCAGCCCCGCTCAAGCCCAAAGCCTGCGGGAGTTCTTGCAGGACCGCCTACGTGGCGTACTGGCAGACCAAGGTGCCCCCGCTGCGGTGGTGGCTGGAATTTTGGACCAAGCCCTAGGCCCTGTCGACGCTCAGGCGCGCGGAGCCGCTGTCACCAGCTTTATCGACAGCGAGGCTGGCGACGCACTGGTGCAGAGCTCCAAGCGGGTGCGCAACATTCTGCGTAGCGCGCAGGAGGCCGACCGCAACGCCACGCTGAGCGAAGCCGACTGTGTAGAGCCGGCCGAGCAGGCTTTGTTCCAAGCGCTGCAAAGCCTGGATGACAACCACACAAACTACGCCCAAAGCCTGACTCAGCTCGCCACCTTGCAGGCCCCCATTGCCGGCTTTTTTGAGTCGGTCATGGTGCAGGTCGATGATCAGCGCCTGCGGCGTAATCGCCTGGCATTGTTGGAGGCCTTCGACACAGCCTGCAATCGCATTGCCGACTTTGAGCGTATTGCAGGCGGCTAG
- the glnA gene encoding glutamate--ammonia ligase: protein MSASDVLKMIGDQEVQFVDFRFADTRGKEQHVTVPAHTIDEDVFEDGKMFDGSSIAGWKGINESDMILMPDPETAVIDPFSEETTLILRCDVVEPATMQGYERDPRSVAKRAEAYMNSTGIADTAFFGPENEFFVLDDIKWGADISGAFYKIDSEEASWNTEKVYEDGNMGHRPGVKGGYFPVPPVDSLHDLRSAMCLAIEEMGVETEVHHHEVATAGQCEIGVKFNTLVKKADEVLILKYAIQNVAAGYGKTATFMPKPLVGDNGNGMHVHMSLGKDGENLFSGDGVGGLSETALYYIGGVIKHARALNAFTNASTNSYKRLVKGFEAPTMLAYSARNRSASIRIPFISNPKARRIEVRFPDSTANPYLAFAALMMAGLDGIQNKIHPGDPMDKDLYDLPPEEEKEIPQVCESLDEALDALDADREFLTRGGVFTDDMIDGYIALKREDTTRLKMTTHPVEFDMYYSL from the coding sequence ATGTCGGCTAGCGACGTACTCAAGATGATTGGCGACCAAGAGGTCCAGTTCGTGGACTTCCGCTTCGCCGATACCCGCGGTAAAGAACAACACGTCACCGTTCCCGCTCACACCATCGACGAAGATGTGTTCGAAGACGGCAAGATGTTCGACGGTTCCTCCATTGCCGGTTGGAAGGGCATCAACGAGTCCGACATGATTCTGATGCCGGACCCGGAAACGGCCGTTATCGACCCCTTCTCGGAAGAAACCACGCTGATCCTGCGCTGTGACGTAGTTGAGCCTGCGACCATGCAGGGTTACGAGCGTGACCCACGTTCGGTGGCCAAGCGCGCCGAGGCTTACATGAACTCCACCGGGATCGCCGATACGGCCTTCTTCGGTCCTGAGAACGAGTTCTTCGTGCTCGACGACATCAAGTGGGGCGCCGACATTTCCGGTGCTTTCTACAAGATCGACTCCGAAGAGGCTTCTTGGAACACCGAAAAAGTCTACGAAGACGGCAACATGGGGCACCGCCCCGGTGTTAAGGGCGGCTACTTCCCTGTTCCTCCGGTGGATTCGCTGCATGACCTGCGTTCGGCCATGTGCTTGGCCATCGAAGAGATGGGCGTAGAAACCGAAGTGCATCACCACGAGGTGGCCACCGCCGGTCAGTGCGAAATCGGCGTGAAATTCAACACCTTGGTGAAGAAGGCCGATGAAGTCTTGATTCTCAAGTACGCCATCCAAAACGTGGCTGCTGGCTACGGCAAAACCGCCACCTTCATGCCCAAGCCGCTGGTTGGTGATAACGGCAACGGCATGCACGTGCATATGTCGCTGGGCAAAGACGGCGAGAACCTGTTCTCCGGCGACGGCGTTGGCGGCTTGTCCGAAACCGCGCTGTACTACATTGGCGGCGTGATTAAGCACGCGCGTGCTCTGAACGCTTTCACCAACGCTTCTACCAACAGCTACAAGCGTTTGGTCAAAGGTTTCGAAGCCCCAACCATGTTGGCTTACTCGGCGCGTAACCGCTCCGCGTCGATCCGTATTCCGTTTATTTCCAATCCTAAGGCTCGCCGTATTGAGGTGCGCTTCCCGGATTCCACCGCCAACCCTTACCTGGCTTTCGCAGCCTTGATGATGGCTGGCCTGGACGGCATTCAAAACAAGATCCACCCTGGCGACCCCATGGATAAGGATCTGTACGACCTGCCGCCAGAAGAAGAGAAGGAAATCCCACAGGTTTGTGAGTCTTTGGATGAGGCGCTGGATGCTCTGGATGCAGATCGCGAGTTCCTTACCCGCGGCGGCGTTTTCACCGACGACATGATTGATGGCTACATCGCGCTGAAGCGTGAAGACACCACACGTCTGAAGATGACCACGCACCCGGTCGAATTCGACATGTACTACAGCCTCTAA
- the ntrC gene encoding nitrogen regulation protein NR(I) has translation MSLKVWVVDDDDSIRWVLERALQSSGLDVQAFAGGIEMLDALEEDQPDVVITDIRMRGIDGLELLSRVHAVNAELPVIVMTAHSDLDAAVAAYKGGAFEYLPKPFDVDEAVELVQRAARSREREAAVSDTPPTTAHIVGEAPAMQEVFRAIGRLAKSQITVLITGESGTGKELVARALHAHSPRAKKPFIAINTAAIPKDLMESEFFGHERGAFTGATTQRAGRFEQADGGTLFLDEIGEMPPDLQTRLLRVLADGQFYRVGGHVPVQVDVRIVAATNQNLEEAVTEGRFREDLFHRLNVIRVRTPSLRERREDIPLLLRHFLQRSAAELETEVKQLLPDTTELLQAHDWPGNVRQLENFCRWITVMAPGHQVHVEDLPEDLRSAAGSAVKSAISSPTEVPKPATQTVVPAEAGTEDWIAPLLRWAEHKWKDGDCDLVPAATLEMEKTLARFALDACEDHRQEAARRLGWGRNTLTRKLKDFGWGSGEHNA, from the coding sequence ATGAGCTTAAAAGTCTGGGTGGTCGATGACGACGATTCGATTCGCTGGGTGCTCGAGCGCGCGCTGCAAAGTTCTGGCCTCGATGTACAGGCCTTTGCCGGCGGCATCGAAATGTTGGATGCCTTGGAAGAGGATCAGCCGGATGTGGTGATCACCGACATCCGCATGCGCGGCATTGACGGTTTAGAGCTCTTATCGCGCGTGCATGCTGTAAACGCCGAGTTGCCCGTGATTGTGATGACGGCCCACTCCGACCTGGACGCGGCGGTAGCAGCCTACAAAGGCGGGGCCTTTGAGTATTTGCCCAAGCCCTTCGATGTGGATGAGGCGGTGGAATTGGTGCAGCGAGCCGCGCGCTCGCGTGAGCGCGAGGCGGCTGTGTCCGACACGCCCCCCACCACGGCGCACATTGTTGGTGAGGCACCTGCCATGCAGGAGGTGTTTCGCGCCATTGGCCGCTTGGCCAAATCGCAAATCACCGTACTGATTACGGGTGAATCTGGAACCGGTAAAGAGCTGGTTGCGCGAGCTCTACATGCGCACAGCCCCCGCGCCAAGAAGCCCTTTATTGCCATTAACACCGCGGCTATTCCCAAAGATCTCATGGAGTCGGAGTTTTTCGGCCATGAGCGTGGCGCCTTCACGGGGGCGACCACCCAGCGGGCTGGGCGCTTTGAACAAGCCGACGGGGGCACCCTGTTCCTGGACGAAATCGGGGAAATGCCCCCCGATTTGCAAACCCGCCTACTCCGCGTGCTGGCCGACGGCCAGTTCTACCGAGTTGGCGGGCATGTGCCCGTGCAGGTGGATGTTCGCATTGTGGCGGCTACCAACCAGAACCTGGAAGAGGCCGTGACCGAAGGCCGCTTTCGTGAGGACCTATTCCATCGCTTAAATGTTATTCGGGTGCGCACGCCCTCGCTGCGCGAGCGTCGCGAAGACATCCCCCTGCTCCTGCGGCATTTCCTGCAACGCAGCGCCGCGGAATTGGAAACCGAAGTTAAACAACTGCTGCCCGACACAACCGAGCTGCTGCAGGCCCATGACTGGCCCGGCAACGTACGCCAGTTGGAAAATTTTTGTCGCTGGATCACCGTAATGGCTCCTGGTCATCAGGTGCACGTAGAGGATCTACCTGAAGATCTACGCTCCGCAGCGGGCTCCGCGGTCAAGTCAGCGATCTCATCGCCAACCGAAGTGCCCAAGCCCGCGACGCAAACTGTTGTCCCTGCAGAGGCAGGGACCGAAGACTGGATTGCCCCGCTACTGCGTTGGGCGGAGCACAAATGGAAAGACGGTGATTGCGATTTGGTGCCGGCTGCAACCTTGGAGATGGAGAAAACGCTGGCGAGGTTCGCCCTGGATGCCTGCGAGGACCATCGCCAAGAGGCGGCGCGCCGCCTAGGCTGGGGGCGGAATACGCTCACCCGTAAACTCAAAGACTTCGGCTGGGGCTCAGGCGAACACAACGCCTAA
- a CDS encoding Na/Pi symporter, translating to MTNLSGSEVADATPNRSAGTWLQVAVFIYLLLVAVAMIGSGFKTAAGDEAESLFAFATNPFLALLIGALATALIQSSSTVTSIIVGLVAGGMPVSIAIPMVMGANIGTTITNTIVSLGHIGNKDEFRRAFSAATVHDFFNVFAVVIFLPLEIMTGFLETAASSLLGLFMSDADLSIKGLNFMKPLTKPGVTLAKDLLHGMGANDLITGVVMIVAGVGLILYAVIRVGQLLRRALVGRAKQILHSAIGGGPLSGIGSGMLVTVLVQSSSTTTSLMVPLAGSGVFQTRDIYPFTLGANIGTTITALLAATAVVGDQAAAAMQIALVHLIYNSLAVAMLYLGPTALRLRQVAEFPVRCSYWLADLATQHKSLALAYVLGLFFVLPGVMVFVFGG from the coding sequence ATGACCAATCTTTCCGGATCCGAGGTCGCGGACGCGACCCCTAACCGGTCGGCCGGAACCTGGCTACAGGTTGCGGTCTTTATTTATCTGTTGCTGGTTGCCGTAGCCATGATTGGAAGCGGCTTCAAAACCGCGGCCGGCGACGAAGCTGAGTCCCTCTTCGCTTTTGCCACCAACCCCTTTTTGGCGCTGCTTATTGGGGCCTTGGCGACGGCATTGATCCAATCCTCCTCCACCGTGACCTCGATCATCGTGGGCTTGGTGGCGGGCGGCATGCCGGTGAGTATTGCCATCCCCATGGTCATGGGCGCCAATATCGGCACCACTATCACCAACACCATTGTGAGCCTGGGCCACATTGGGAACAAAGACGAGTTTAGGCGCGCGTTTTCCGCGGCTACGGTGCACGACTTTTTCAATGTGTTTGCGGTGGTGATCTTCCTGCCATTGGAGATCATGACGGGCTTTTTAGAGACCGCGGCCTCTAGCCTGCTTGGGCTGTTCATGAGTGACGCCGATCTGTCGATCAAGGGCCTGAACTTCATGAAGCCCCTCACCAAGCCCGGCGTGACCCTCGCTAAAGACCTGCTGCACGGCATGGGTGCGAATGACCTGATCACCGGCGTGGTGATGATTGTGGCCGGCGTGGGCTTGATCTTGTACGCGGTCATCCGCGTTGGCCAACTCTTACGCCGCGCCCTGGTCGGGCGTGCCAAGCAGATTCTGCACTCGGCTATTGGTGGTGGCCCCCTGTCTGGCATTGGCTCGGGCATGCTGGTGACGGTATTGGTGCAGAGCTCCTCCACCACCACCAGCTTAATGGTGCCCTTGGCCGGCTCGGGCGTATTCCAGACCCGCGATATTTACCCCTTTACGCTGGGCGCCAACATCGGCACCACCATCACCGCCTTGCTGGCAGCCACGGCAGTAGTTGGCGACCAAGCTGCAGCGGCCATGCAAATTGCGCTGGTGCACCTGATCTACAACAGTTTAGCGGTAGCTATGCTGTACCTTGGCCCTACTGCCCTGCGGCTACGCCAGGTGGCCGAGTTTCCCGTCCGCTGCTCTTATTGGCTGGCCGACTTGGCAACTCAGCACAAGTCTTTGGCCTTGGCCTATGTGTTGGGTTTGTTCTTCGTGCTACCCGGCGTCATGGTGTTTGTGTTTGGCGGCTAA
- a CDS encoding glutaminyl-peptide cyclotransferase — protein MLRLRRLVCMSGLLWLCTSAALAKEDCAKPTSMGWAVADIRELPAELYVQGFAIRGGRWYLSGGGYGQSQVQVLPAPGQPWRSLKQSLHPRLFAEGLGLYEDSLWLLTWRAGRVLVLDANTLELQHQHRYSGQGWGLDWDPDEQAWVMSDGSNTLRWRSAADFSVRKELKVFNQRRPVTRLNELEHTAQGLWANQWQEDQLLLIDTNTGCVRSRLDLSTLWPSAERPPRAEVLNGIALDRSSGLLWVTGKFWGRAFGLNLTQPSSPEPDGISRK, from the coding sequence ATGTTGCGATTGCGCCGCCTCGTGTGCATGTCGGGCTTGCTATGGCTCTGCACCAGCGCGGCTCTGGCCAAGGAGGACTGCGCCAAGCCTACCTCCATGGGCTGGGCGGTTGCCGACATCCGGGAGCTCCCAGCCGAGCTTTACGTACAAGGCTTTGCGATCCGCGGCGGGCGTTGGTATCTCAGCGGAGGTGGCTATGGCCAATCCCAAGTGCAGGTGTTACCCGCACCCGGACAGCCCTGGCGCAGCCTCAAGCAGTCCTTGCATCCACGGCTCTTCGCCGAGGGGCTAGGGCTCTATGAGGACAGCTTATGGCTGCTCACCTGGCGGGCTGGCCGTGTGTTGGTGCTCGACGCCAACACCCTGGAATTGCAGCATCAACACCGCTATTCCGGCCAGGGCTGGGGCTTAGACTGGGATCCAGACGAGCAAGCATGGGTGATGAGCGACGGCAGCAATACTCTTCGCTGGAGATCCGCCGCCGACTTCTCTGTGCGCAAAGAGCTCAAGGTGTTCAACCAACGCAGGCCTGTCACCCGGCTGAACGAGCTAGAACACACGGCGCAAGGGCTTTGGGCCAACCAATGGCAGGAAGACCAGCTGCTGTTGATTGATACCAACACCGGCTGCGTGCGCTCGCGTCTGGATCTAAGCACTTTATGGCCGTCCGCCGAACGCCCACCGCGCGCCGAGGTACTCAATGGCATCGCCCTCGATCGCTCTTCTGGCCTGCTGTGGGTCACCGGGAAGTTCTGGGGGCGCGCCTTCGGACTCAACCTGACACAGCCGAGCAGCCCCGAGCCGGATGGGATTTCACGCAAATGA